ACCAATCTTCTCGCCCAAGGGAAGAATTAAACACCATATTCCATTCACTGGGATGTCTCACTAGTTTCATTAAAGAGTATGAGGCCATAGAGCTCAATGGAGACAGCAAGACACCTCAGTTTAATACAGATGAAATATGCCATGCTGCgcatatattatattcatCTGGAATTATGCTAGTCTATTGCAACGAAGTTTTGGATAAGTTGGGATTCACGTGGAGATACTATCCAGAATTTTCAATAAAAGCCATCGAAACTGCAAAAGATCTACTGCAGAATGATGAAACAAAGACTATTCACGAGAAGGGGAATATTCTTACCCTCTTACAGACTCTTGAAaaaggaattgaaagatCAGCGGATAAAGCTATCTTTCATGAGATGAAAATAGAAAGCTTCAAGCTCTCACTTTcaacattgaaaaagagTGGTTGTAAAATAACCAGTGTAGAACTAACATTTCAAGCTATCATAGATGGTTCTTACTTGAAAGCGCTCCAAACACATTCCAGTAATGGTGACGATGGATACTTCAAAACCGAACCAACAGATTTGACAAATTCACCAGTCATTAAAGCCCAATCGCAGTCATTAGACGAGGATTTGTACGTATCGGGACAAAGTTCAGTAAAGAAGTCAAGCGAACCACCTTCCACCTCATCTATAAACTCTATGAGGGATGAAATCGAAGAAGCAATAATTAATTTATCGACAAATCTCTcattgaacaaaaagagTCAAGATACTATGGTCAGTGCGCTATCAAACATACTAAGCTTTTTTAAGATATCCATGGAATTTAGGGCAAATACGGTACCATCAATGTGGAAATCTACGGTTCAAATGAGTATAGACGTCTtagatttattttcttATCTCAATAGCATCCCTAAATCTCTCGAACGTCTTAATGAACTAGGGTTTGTGATCCCCGAACAATATATTGATGACGATGAATTAGCAATCATTGGTCGAAACACCataaaggaagaagatttcgTAACTTACGATTCGGATAACGATGAAAACATAGATGATGTTATTCAAAATTACAATTCAAGAATGGATCAATCCTTGAGAATGACCAATATCTATAATGCGTCGGATGCTTCTTCCTTGAGAGATTTGCTAGAAGGTcttaaagaaattgaaacagAAGTAGAAGGTGAGGAAATGACTCCAAATGAACTTACAGTTAATCTATTAAAGCACCAGAGGCAAGGGCTACGCTGGTTACTATCTATGGAAAAGTCTTCCAAAAAAGGAGGTTTATTGGCTGATGATATGGGTTTAGGCAAAACGGTCCAAAGTCTAGCATTAATTGTATCAAACAAACCGGAACCAGAATCAAAGGTTAAAACAactcttgttgttgctcCTGTGTCTGTTTTGAGGGTATGGAAAGATGAGGCTGCAGTTAAAATTAAGAGGGACGCAAATCTTAAAGTGATAATTTATGGAGGAGGAGAAAACAACATTAATAAATTCAAGACTTGGGAAGATATTGCTCAGTATGATATAGTTCTTGTATCATACCAAACACTTGCTAGCGAGTTAAAAAAACATTGGCCAGCTAGTTGGAAGACTGATGGAAAGCAACCTGATATTCATGCCGTTGATATTAAGTTGATGAAtcaaataaagaaaaagtcTGAATACTTCTCTCCATTCTATCGTAACGAATCAGAATTTTATAGGATTATCTTAGATGAAGCACAGaacatcaaaaacaagaaaacacAGGCAGCTAGGGCTTGTTGCacaatttcatcaacataTAGATGGGCTTTATCTGGTACCccaattcaaaataatATAGATGAGTTATATTCACtattaaaatatttgaggATACCACCATACAATAAAGAGGCCAAATTTCATGCAGATATAGGTGTTGTGttgaacatgaaaaaaGCCCATGACTATAACGATAGCGAAAGGAAACGTGCAATGAAGAAGGTCCAAGTTTTACTCAGAGCTATAATGCTACGTAGAACGAAGACATCACAAATTGATGGAAAGCCTATATTAGAGCTTCcggaaaagaagatattaGAAGTATCTGATAAACTAGAAggcgaagaagaaaaattctACCAAGCACTTGAAGGGAAATCGAAAGAAAAGGCCAAAATCATGCTAGAAAGCAAGCAAAGACAAGGTGCCTATTCGAGTATCTTGACGCTACTATTAAGACTAAGACAAGCCTGCTTACACTCAGAACTAGTGAAGATCGGTGAGTCGAAAGCGGAGAGTGCCAAAATTATCCATGGTAAAGATTTCGAAAAGGACTGGAAACCACTATTCTTCACTGCTAAGAGAATGACACAAGATTCTGCAGTCGTGAACACCATAAATGTCTGCCTAGATGAAATGACATGTCCATTTTGTATGGAGCAGATGGACCTCAACTCCATGGCAATTTTAAGCGCATGCGGTCACTGTTTGTGTACACAATGCGTCGAATCCTTCGTCGATAACGGTAAGTTAGAACCGAACGCCGCTTTCGGGCCTAAAGGTACGAATTCTGTGAATATTCCGTGTCTTGTATGCAAAAAGATGAACAATGACAAACAGATAGTGAGCTACCAGTTATATGATCAAGTAGCCAATCTCGGCTATTCTATCGAAAATTTGAAGTCCGAGTACGACAACGTTGTAGGAGAACAGAAGAGAAGATTGAAAAATGGTTATAAAATTGACTACGAAAACCTCTCCGAGTCAAAAAAGGTCGAAATGTGTTTGGACATTATCAAAAAGGTGGTCGATTCCAACGATGACGAGAAAATTGTGATCTTCTCCCAATTCACCATTTTCTTCGAGATTTTAGGATActtcatcaagaaaaaaCTCAATCTCAACTTCCTCACCTACGATGGAAGTATGTCATCAAGCCAGAGAGGTGCGTGCATCGAAACGTTCTTCCAGGACAAACAGTACAGAATAATGCTCATTTCCATGAAAGCAGGTAACTCCGGTTTAACGCTTACATGCGcaaatcacgtgatccTTGCGGATCCATTTTGGAATCCTTTTGTCGAAGACCAGGCAATGGACAGATGCCACAGAATCTCACAAGAAAGGGAGGTCTATGTCCATCGCTTGTTGATCAAGTCCTCGGTCGAAGACagaattgttgaattgcaaaacaagaaaaaagtcCTTGTCAATTTAGCCATGGATCCAACACAAATTAGAGAGGTCAATAAGttgggaagaagagagctaggtttcttgtttggtTTGAATGCATTAGAGTGAGCCCTACTATGCAAGCCAGAAATAATCCGGCATCCGAGAAACCCATTGGAGTTCGTTACcggtattttttttactcGTTTGTTGACTTTGCTGTATCAGCCGGACTTGTCCTGCAGGGTTTTttcaattgattttttttttttttttttttttttttaaaggaaTACGCCAGGCGAACAGTTGACCgttgggaaaaaaaaggcgaATTAGGGAAAAAAGTTTGTCATCTCGCCATCCCACGCAACTAATGAATGAAAGGACACACCGTTCCTTTCTACTAATAATTAACATTAGATATGTTGTTAAGGTATTTATTTATCTCTGTTctcatatatatttttacatatataagaGGGATAATTATTGTTCAATAATTTTCTCATTCAGACATAGATAGGGTCTGATATACTCACGCAGTTGGAGAGAGTAGTTCTTTTTAGCACTTAACCAAGAAACAACAGGCTATACATAATGGTTTCCTTAACAAAGAGAGTCCTATTTGAGATTATTCCAAACGGTCCAAACGAGACTACGATTACTCTATCTTCTACTACCAACAAAGGGCATTATGTCTCACTAAGACCTTTTGTTAATGGAGAAGGTAAGGAGTTCCCATTTGAATGGGCATTTGGTGGTACTAGTGACACCCTTGAAGTGAGAAAGATTGACGAAAGAAGCAATGGATTGGatttcaacttcaagttTGACACGAATGTCAAGCTAGAAATCCCTGAAACCCATCGCGGTGTGATCAAGACTGTTTTCAAGACTTGGGATGCCGGTCTGGTTGAAGAAACCGGGTCTGTGTTCCCATTTGGCCCAGATGGAGCGGAAGTCAAGTTCAGAGAACTATGGCAACCAATTGATCCAACAAGATTGGAGTTCGTTGAGTTGAGTCACGGAAATGATGTGGACCCTAACGCAACTTCTATTGCTTTACATACTGACAACTCCGAATACGAAGGTTTGGTCGTTATTGTAGGTAACTGGGTGCAAGgtattttgttcaagaaaggCGAAAACACTCTGAAGGGTGTTAACTTGGTGCGTTCCCAAATCGATGCCAATAAGTCGGTCAAAGACTTGTTCAAGTTCGGACCGGATGCTGCCAAGTTCCCCACGGAACTCCTCTTGAAGGAAGGCTCAAAGACCACTTCAAACGGTGTGGAATGGTCCGTGATTGAATCCAACTTATGAAGTAACGCTctcataataatatatcaCGTTTGTAGAAGTAGCAGGAACATCTCATTTTTTGTAAAAACATAGCCAAGTCCTTctcttattcttcttcggGCTTTCACTCTTATGcatctattttttttttttttttttcctttttgaaTAAGGTGATTACATCAATGCTTCTGAACTTGATTGTAGTGTGGGCAAATAGCTCCACTTTTTGAAGCGAAAACGAACATTCCACCTTCTTGGCAGCCATGTACAGATATACGAACGGCTTCGTTAGTTTAGAAGGATGTATATAAACGCATTGCCGATCACTCAGTCAACAATTGACTGTGAACTCATTTAAACAACTTTGATGTGTTCATGGACGAGCTTTTGATTCAAGTTAAGTCTGTTCTGTGGTTTCTAAGTAGCAACAATCGTTATACAACTTCACTACTATCAGAGTAAAAGGTAAGTAAATACTTTTATTACAAGATGGAGCCAGTGTTTTCTAATAGGGTGTCCATCCAATGGGGTGATGAAGCTCCAAAGGAGGACACAAGCACATGGATTTTGACAGCCCCAGATGGGAAATTTGTAGATGCAAGAATTAGTCTAGAGAGTAATGTACCTCAGTGGCTTATTACTGGGAAAGAGGTAGAAATCCCCACGAAGGAAGGATATGAGTTTTCCATCCAGTTTGTACACGAATTGGACTCAGTGCATGGGCAAAATTCGGAGCACAGTGCGGATACAGGGCATTTCAAGACATTGGCAGACAAAAGtagacttgaagaagggGAAATGTACAATGTTGACAGGAAACAGGTTATGAAATACAAAGAGGTGTGGAGGTCCATAGATTCACTACATTCAACACCCGAACATTTAGTAGCGACTAGCGTTAGCAATGGCCTTAAAGCTTCTGAAATTCAGTCATTTATTTGGGAATTACCGGAGGATTCGAAAGGGAATGCCCGCGGAAGACTGATCAAAATTGGCCGGTTTAGCCAGGGAATAGTGGAATATAACGGATCATACCAATGTATAAGAATATTTGACAACAGTGTTGTATACCAGTACGGGTCTAACTTAGAAGAAATATTTGGTCAATTCATGAGAGGGTTGAGTACACGAAATGTGCAATTCCCCTGGAAAAGAGTCTACCCTTAGACTATTACTTACAAAATGCACAAGAAAAGGTTTCTAATTTCGCATACTTTTAAGAGTtattttcaagaacaacaaggGAATGTaattttcattattatgGCAATATAGTTTTGCAGTTACCACCATAtcatatattattatgtaCGCTTATTTACGAATTACTTAAAAAGTATATTTGTTCCAGTTACTAGTTACATGGTTGTCGATACTACTGTTTTAATCCGAATCTACATTGAGATTTGGCATTCTAAtcgattttctttttgctttGGGCTCATTTCTTTAAAGGGTTTCGGAGTTATATGCGAAGAAGGTTAGTAGTAGATATACAATGGTAGATCTACTTTGCTCACATGacaatgaagaaagaactGTAACCAAAGTTTACAagtcaacaacatcaataAAAACTTATCCGATATAGTGTAACGGCTATCACATCACGCTTTCACCGTGGAGACCGGGGTTCGACTCCCCGTATCGGAGTATTGTTTAATAATTTCAAAGCTTCTGAACAGTTGttattgaaattatttttttattttttgagcttttattaaaatatattattacttaTGAAACCATATATAGAGTATCAATAAAAAGTCTGTTGCGTCAACTATCATCTCTAAACCCACATTAGTGACTCTAGATTATGAATCATACCCCTTCCTTCACTTTCATTACCATCTAATATCCATACCTCCTCTAATATACGCTGTTGATCACATGATACAGCGTTCTTGTTCAATCTGTGCACATTGGATAAATCatgaaaatggaaaaacgTCAAAATTTGTTGATAGGTACTATGTGTGATATAATGATACCATTTTTTGGGATCGTTCCTTGGTAATTTTACCGAAACGGTAATGAATTCGAACCCTGTTGAAGACGTGTCGAATAGTTCGGTGACAGCAAACTGAAACTTCTGAACCGCCAGACTAAACTCAAGGCGCCATTTTGTCGTAAGTGTTTGTCTTTGGTCCAGTAATTCACTTGCTTGATAGTTCAACAAAGACACCACATTGCTGATGTTAGAGTCTGTCCTACTATTTTGTGAATTTGCATTTTTGTTATAAGTCAAAGAtgcttccttcttttcatataTAGTGTTCTCAGTAGGGGACGAGAACCCATCCCCATTCTCATCATGGTATTCAATTTTCATACAATTCTTACCAGTTCTTAGCCTTAGAGTAGAAGccgttgaagaaaaagatccCACAGTGTTATAGCAATAATCTACAAATATACCTTCATTTGGATCATGTTCAGCACAATGAACCAATGCAGGCAATTCCATATTTTtaaattgatatatttttttctttcttagcAATAAGTGTATAGCAGCGAGTATGCAATGTTTCTACTCAATAAGTCCGGTGCTTTatccttttttctttctcttggaTCAAATCTTTCAGTTCTGGTTTATTAATCACAATTTGTGACAGTATTATGAAGTTACCAGCAGAAAGATAACTGACGTCGGATTGCGTAacagaaatcaaaatcagagcaaacaccaaaaaaaactaaaacacATAACACTTGTGATTCaataatacaaagaaacaaagaggAGAAACATCGGAAAAACAGGAAGGTAATTGGTACCTTTACGGCGCCCGAATGAGTGCCAGTTTGCAAAATCCGTTCTGATCCTGGTAAAATGTGACACAATAAAGTGTCGCAAACCCGGGTAACAAAATGCATAAcaatctctttttttttttccttcaagtgtttgtttttttttttttttttttttttttttctggaaCTACCGATTGCTAGAAAATAGGACGAAACCGAATATCAGAAAAAGTAGAATaaaagaaggacaagaacTTTACATTGAAGGAAAACGGTATAATAGCCAGcaagctttgaaagagTTAACGAGCTAACTACTTGTATTGATTAATTTGGTAGTTAAGAAACGAAATAGAACACTGCtatttgatttgaaatcTAGGAACCGAGATGGGTGTTTGGTTGTTTATATTTGCTGTTGTAGCCAACTGTGTGAACTTGTTTGCCCAAGTTCATTTTACCATTTTATATGCTGATTTAGAAGCGGACTACATTAACCCAATTGAATTATGTTCTAAGGTAAACAAATTGATTCTTCCTGAAGCCGTACTACAAGGTGTTATCTCcatattgtttttgttgaatggATATTGGTTTGTATTCTTGATTAACCTGGGAGTTCTTGCCTACAATGTGAACAAATTCTACAACAAGCAGCAACTATTGGATGCTACTGAAATTTTCAGAACTTTAGGTAAACATAAGAGAGAatctttcatcaaattgGCGTTctatttgttcttgttcttcttctacttgTACAGAATGATCATGGCTTTAATTGCAGCCAGCGAGTAATTCGATGAACCAAGATTGCCAAGTAAAAGGGAATACTACCCACACATAAGCTATATCCTTTTTTTGACTCCCCCTATcaccaatttttttcttcttctgtaaaGTCTAATCAACGAGACGTCTGTCGTTTGTGAATGGACGTAAGGGCTTATTGTAATCAAGAATGTGCTGACCAGTAGGAGACTTGAACTTTCTGTATcaaatgaaatgaattTATCTATtaactactactactactactactattacaCTGTTCCAAATAcgaaaaaaattaaaatgaACCAACCCCACTCATACAAGCATAAAGAAGGGGAGAAGTATTATTAATACATTATACATTACAAACACATATCAGTGTACGACTAGCATATAGTTTGAGATTTAActtagttagttagttagtcAGTCAGTTAGTCAGTCAGTTTGTTATATTTTGTATGCCTTCGTTAAGCTTTCGTAACTCTGATAAGAGCCCTGATTTGGAGTTAGGGTCAATCTTCGCGGTATCCGGAGGCAAGTTCCGATTACTTGACTCCTCGTCTGGATTCCTTTGCAGCATGATAAGCTCATTGATGCGTTTAAAGTTATCCAGTACTACTTGGTTTTGGGCGACAGCCAATTGAGGTTCCTCATATGTGGTAGCGGAGCTTCTAACTTGTAGAAGTGACTGGGATAATGAGTTCTTGAGCAATGAGATTTGCTTCAGTCTATACACCAAGTCATTGTTTGAAAGGTTGAGGTCCGATAGCGTTGAGAGGTCCTGGACGCACTGTTGCAGGAACCGCTGAAGGATTTTAATCTCAagcttcagcttcagtTTGAGTCTTGCAGAGCCTGCTCTGCGAAACTGCGAAATCCTGTCTTCGATAGTTGACTGGAGCACCGTTTCCAGCAGCCTTCGCAACACATCGATGGTAGCCATCGAAGTGAGAGGTGTGGATAGCTGCGGCAGAGTCATATGCTCAAACCGCGCGAGGTCCACTTCCACTGGCTGCTCCGGCAacatcacgtgatcatCAGAACCGTACTCGTCTGCTTGAAAATTCCCTAGGTCTGGGGCATCATCGCCCAGCTCTGGCATTTCATCTTGCTCTTGCTCGTATACTGGGTCCAGTTCCGGTTCCCGCTCTGGTtcctgctgctgctgctgctgctcttgctcttgctcttgttcttgctCGATAACCACATCGTAATCAATAGTGCGCGATGCGCTACCACGTAGCCGGTAAAGCAGCTTCAAATGCCGCTGTCTCAATTCATCCGTCTCTCTCACACTCATAATCCTATCTTTGCCGCGCGAACACACTGTTCCAGTGTTTGTTGAACCGAATAAAACCGAATCCAGCACCGTATATCTGATCTACTTCACTACATTCACCATTAAATGCTGGATGTTAGTTGTTTAATGCCATTACCGAAGTTAGCTAAGCTACACAGAGTAAGGGAATTCACGAAAatcgaaatcaaaaaaaaaacacaaacgaACACCACGTGAAACACACGTGACTACATTTTCCTCTGTTTTTGTGTGTTTCCCAATTCTGTGGGTTTTCATCTTATTTTTTCCGGTTTcttgcttttcttttcccGTCCGGTCTCCCCTTGTTCTGTTTCTGCCCCTCCAGAACGGACGCTTGCCCGCCCTGTTTCAGCCTGGTACCGATCGCGAATGTGGCTACGCGGGTTCCGCGGCCTTAGCCGGCGGACGGCTCTAGACTGGACTGGACTGGGCTAGCCTAGACATAGACTAGCCTAGATTAGACTACGCTTGGTTAGGGCAATGGACCTAGGCAATTAAATGCCAGGGTCTGTGTGTGGCTGGACTGGACCGGGTTGGACCGGGCTGGGCCTGTTCCCAGTCCCCAGCCTCCAGTCCCCAGTCCCTAGTCCCTAGTCCCCCCTGCCCTTACTGATTCGGATTCGAATCCGATCCCCCATCCCATCATCACTCAGCAAATATACGTCTCGACTCGGAAGTTCCTCCACACTCCATTCCCTACACCCGCCACTGGGCAGCAGCGCCAAACTCTCTTCCACCGGACTGGACTTAATGCCCAGTGCAAAACGTacataatttttttttttttatttgatatttgttGTCCTTCGCCTTCGCCCTCGCCATTTTTCGCTGTTTCTCGCTTTTCTTTAAATAGAAACCTACTTCCTCCCACTCACTTTTTCGCAGCAAGCCAACCAACAAACTTGATCCTTGGAACGTCCTGTACTACAGGAAAATGTCGGCGTTGTTACGCGGCGTGTTCTATGGCGTGGAAACGACGATGCCCCCCATGCACAAAACGAAAATACACGCTTTGCTTCCTCACCATTGTCTACCACCCACTCGAGATGCCTTTGCCCAAGAGCATTCCCAAGCGCATACCATGCATACCCATGGGAATACCAGTATTCCAAAAAAACTGTTTTGTTGGCTACACTACTTATCAACATGCAGCCTGTCCGTAGTTTATTTGCTTAATTTTCTTGTGCTGTGTGTGagtgttgtttttttttattatttttattatttttggcTTCCTTCGATGACGTAGACCAATCGTGTCAGCAGGAAGTATTTGGTTTACAGGAAGCAAAAGCAGAAACACTAGCACAAGCCTTTAGTAtcatattatatatatgtatatatagcCGACCATACCGGTGATTCCACTTTGCTCTTTGCACTAGAGATCAGAGACAGAGCTGGGGTCTCAACTGCAGTAGCATCCTGTCCTAAACACAATAATAGGTTTTTCATAAGAAGCCAAAACCCCCACTCTCTGAAGAGTTATTTGTTCTGGTCTATCCTGCTTCCGTTTCACATAAGCGAGTTTCCTTCAATAGCACactattgttttttttttttttttttttttaatttcattttatttcattttgtttccttCTCGTTTTCCCATCCTTTCTTTTGATCTGCTCTCTTTCTCGCAACGGATACTCATCAATCCAGCTCAATTCAATTTGATctattttaatttttaatcTAATTGCTTGTGCGCGCGCGTTGACTAAATTAGCTAGCTAACTACCTAACTAGTtgcattttttgttttttgttttttggaCTGGCATTGCCATTGCTCATCGTATTTGATTTCGGGTTTGGTATTTTGgattaatattatttttttcccacACACTCTCACCACTGGTGACTACTATTACACTTGGCAAATATCAAAGCAAACCTTTACTTCGCACTACGGTATATAAGGtttgatttgaaagagaaagtcCGACACCCACATAAACAAGACGCGAGGGTAGTTTATTcgattttatttttgggtTCCACCATTTGATCATACTACTAAGGATAGGGTATAGAGTAAACATAAAAGCTCTTGCgattattataattattactCTTCGGTTTCCTTGTTCCCCAGCATTTTAGACATTCTactctaatttttttttttattttttcgtttttgtttttgcttTTGTGACGTTGCGGCATCGCGATCgatcctttttttttttcctctccaagtttgatcttttgatcttttgatcttttttcGTACTGATCTGCTTCAACATTGCGACCGCAGCAGAGTCCGAGAATTTTTGAGTTGTAGAAGTATACACGACACCAGGCATCCTAGCGAACTGTGTGCTGTATTGTATCATATAccccagaaaaaaaaaagagaacacACACTATATCAAGTGACACGCCATACCGACGGACGTCTTCCTTCTgtatttcattttcattttcatttagACTTAATTGTCAGTGTGATtcatatattattatattattattgctCATCGCATCACATTGCACAGACACTAACACAGACACAGACTGAATAACAGCGattaagaagaagaaatgccTGTTATCCCAGCACCACCAAGTACGACCCTACAGTCTTCGAACGAACTCCCACGGACACTATGGATGGGCGATCTAGACCCGGGTTTCGATGAACTCATAATTGTATCCATATGGATGAGTCTTGGAAAGTCCGTGAAGGTGAAACTCATCAAGAGCAAGACCAATGCCTTGATTCCGATCAATACGGCGTCGAATTCGAACTCGAATAGCGCATCGAGTAGCGCCTTGGAAATCAACGGCGTCTCATTCATTGACCCAAACAAGACCAATTTGCATCATGCGGGCTACTGCTTTGTCGAGTTCGAGTCGTTTGAAGATGCCCAACAGGGATTATCGTTGAATGCGACGCCGATTCCGAACATTCCATGCAATACAACTTCTTCGAAAAGGACTAATGACGATGGGAAGCGCAAATTCAGGCTAAATTGGGCCAACGGAGCGACGCTACATTCGACTATCGTGCCCACGCCGGAGTTCTCGTTGTTTGTCGGGGACTTATCGCCGTTTGCCACTGAAGCTGATTTACTATCTTTGTTCCAAACGAAGTACAACAGTGTGAAAACTGTGAGAGTGATGACTGATCCTATAACGGGGGCCTCGCGATGCTTTGGGTTCGTCAGGTTTGCGAACGAATCCGAAAGGAGAAACGCTCTAATAGGGATGAACGGGGTTCAGTTCCAGGGTAGGCAGTTACGCGTTGCGTATGCTACGCCAAGAAATAACGTACCTCAGCAACATCTGTCCAATAACATATCCCAAGGTCAACCACAATCCCAGGCACAGTCTCAGTCTCAGTctcaacaaaaccaaaaccaaaaccaaaacaagcatcatcatcaagcccaagcccaagcccaATCCCAATCCCAATCCCAATcccaagcccaagcccaagcccTAGCCCGAGCTCACGCCCAAGCCGTAGcccaagctcaagctcaagccCAGGCTCAGGCTCAGGCTCACTATCACGCCCAGCAACAAGCACAACAGGCGCAGACTCAGGCCCAACACCAACAACTGTTACACCTGCACCAACTAacacagcagcaacaacaacaacaacaacaacaacaacagcaacagcagcagcagcagcaacaacaacatctgCGGCAAAGCCAACTGCAGTTTCACAATCAGCAGATGGCCTCACAACAACAccccaacaacaacagcaccTCCACCAACCAGGTCATAAACCCCATGTTGAACCAGACTGCCCCAATGCTTTTGGACACTGCCAACGTTATCGTTTCGTTGCAAATGCCCTCAGCTTCGAATAACTCGGATGGTCTAGATCGTATGAACACAGGCTCCACGTCGGTTACAACATCTACCACCTCAGCACCAACTCCTGCTATAACCTCGAACAGCACAGGTATCGGCAGCCCCACGATCTCAAGTATTAGCAAcagcatcaacaacaacgcAAGTCACAGCAATGTGAGTATTTTTAATGAACATTCcccaatttcttcaacaaccaCAACTGCAACTGCAACATCAACGTACACCGGTAACGGTAATACTAATGCATTTAACAATCACTACCAGCATTA
The Kluyveromyces marxianus DMKU3-1042 DNA, complete genome, chromosome 1 DNA segment above includes these coding regions:
- the ULS1 gene encoding translocase ULS1; amino-acid sequence: MSESDEVPIVNLTLEDEGDSETPESGKETPKPSRGLKRSLSGTEMIPELQMGAKQFKSEEGLTELTSSFSPSGSASNVIVLSSEDEEEEKDRNKKSMNDNNSQRVETDNRANEKRNQDQRDALATMKRARDQMRKLHSMIEVLTNKLARRKDFEDTIQLKYRSLQQLYGEHPTIPSQKNLLSDLRQQLLSAQQRTAATRTKLYAIRDQLAATEHNIAELHEELERKSDQYETTMIPELVAVPKDVITNRKSHDLFVGTIYKVKELLRETSRPEGNKNHISQLCDRLLSFESDIYHMRPTSAFIKAAIYHVLTELTAQGIKMPYVFQRFKELNLYDEELSRVNDTVSNETKFKRNMEQLYSLADKLNRPDAEKNQIKHYANIVQNGYLNHSKQIINHSGHYNRIVHAMLRLEQLGVRIPFVMEEMKRLKYDINKAIDSVQVFEELRRLKARLLEEPSQSQKVEKLLTDLDILKSFITYSLEGDGTFDPTLIKKLYQLMVRLERLNINLPLTAEALHKLGLSWHDFVDTEYFLMSIQKMESRLRNQSSRPREELNTIFHSLGCLTSFIKEYEAIELNGDSKTPQFNTDEICHAAHILYSSGIMLVYCNEVLDKLGFTWRYYPEFSIKAIETAKDLLQNDETKTIHEKGNILTLLQTLEKGIERSADKAIFHEMKIESFKLSLSTLKKSGCKITSVELTFQAIIDGSYLKALQTHSSNGDDGYFKTEPTDLTNSPVIKAQSQSLDEDLYVSGQSSVKKSSEPPSTSSINSMRDEIEEAIINLSTNLSLNKKSQDTMVSALSNILSFFKISMEFRANTVPSMWKSTVQMSIDVLDLFSYLNSIPKSLERLNELGFVIPEQYIDDDELAIIGRNTIKEEDFVTYDSDNDENIDDVIQNYNSRMDQSLRMTNIYNASDASSLRDLLEGLKEIETEVEGEEMTPNELTVNLLKHQRQGLRWLLSMEKSSKKGGLLADDMGLGKTVQSLALIVSNKPEPESKVKTTLVVAPVSVLRVWKDEAAVKIKRDANLKVIIYGGGENNINKFKTWEDIAQYDIVLVSYQTLASELKKHWPASWKTDGKQPDIHAVDIKLMNQIKKKSEYFSPFYRNESEFYRIILDEAQNIKNKKTQAARACCTISSTYRWALSGTPIQNNIDELYSLLKYLRIPPYNKEAKFHADIGVVLNMKKAHDYNDSERKRAMKKVQVLLRAIMLRRTKTSQIDGKPILELPEKKILEVSDKLEGEEEKFYQALEGKSKEKAKIMLESKQRQGAYSSILTLLLRLRQACLHSELVKIGESKAESAKIIHGKDFEKDWKPLFFTAKRMTQDSAVVNTINVCLDEMTCPFCMEQMDLNSMAILSACGHCLCTQCVESFVDNGKLEPNAAFGPKGTNSVNIPCLVCKKMNNDKQIVSYQLYDQVANLGYSIENLKSEYDNVVGEQKRRLKNGYKIDYENLSESKKVEMCLDIIKKVVDSNDDEKIVIFSQFTIFFEILGYFIKKKLNLNFLTYDGSMSSSQRGACIETFFQDKQYRIMLISMKAGNSGLTLTCANHVILADPFWNPFVEDQAMDRCHRISQEREVYVHRLLIKSSVEDRIVELQNKKKVLVNLAMDPTQIREVNKLGRRELGFLFGLNALE
- the HRI1 gene encoding Hri1p translates to MVSLTKRVLFEIIPNGPNETTITLSSTTNKGHYVSLRPFVNGEGKEFPFEWAFGGTSDTLEVRKIDERSNGLDFNFKFDTNVKLEIPETHRGVIKTVFKTWDAGLVEETGSVFPFGPDGAEVKFRELWQPIDPTRLEFVELSHGNDVDPNATSIALHTDNSEYEGLVVIVGNWVQGILFKKGENTLKGVNLVRSQIDANKSVKDLFKFGPDAAKFPTELLLKEGSKTTSNGVEWSVIESNL
- the ERV15 gene encoding Erv15p, which translates into the protein MGVWLFIFAVVANCVNLFAQVHFTILYADLEADYINPIELCSKVNKLILPEAVLQGVISILFLLNGYWFVFLINLGVLAYNVNKFYNKQQLLDATEIFRTLGKHKRESFIKLAFYLFLFFFYLYRMIMALIAASE
- the AME1 gene encoding Ame1p is translated as MSVRETDELRQRHLKLLYRLRGSASRTIDYDVVIEQEQEQEQEQQQQQQEPEREPELDPVYEQEQDEMPELGDDAPDLGNFQADEYGSDDHVMLPEQPVEVDLARFEHMTLPQLSTPLTSMATIDVLRRLLETVLQSTIEDRISQFRRAGSARLKLKLKLEIKILQRFLQQCVQDLSTLSDLNLSNNDLVYRLKQISLLKNSLSQSLLQVRSSATTYEEPQLAVAQNQVVLDNFKRINELIMLQRNPDEESSNRNLPPDTAKIDPNSKSGLLSELRKLNEGIQNITN